The Proteiniborus ethanoligenes genome segment AAAGAAGTAGAGGAAGTTGGTAATGCAACTTTAGTAGCAAGAAAGCATGATATTGTCCCAGGCACGGTTACAAGATGGGTTAGAGAATCAAAGGAAGCTAACAAAACGAATAATCCTCTTAATATAGATTATAGCACTAATTCCTCCTTAGATAAGGAGAATGAGCAACTAAAGAAGCTATTAGGCGAAAAGGATCTTGAAATA includes the following:
- a CDS encoding transposase, which produces MRSKNTRYPEEFKRQIVKEVEEVGNATLVARKHDIVPGTVTRWVRESKEANKTNNPLNIDYSTNSSLDKENEQLKKLLGEKDLEI